The Alnus glutinosa chromosome 1, dhAlnGlut1.1, whole genome shotgun sequence region CCTCTCTTGGATTGGGTTCTTGTTAATGTTCCTAACTTTGTCTCTACAAATTTGGTTGATTTGGTTTGATTAGCTTTTTAGATTGTAGCAGCTTATAGGGTTGAGTCCATATTGTATATTCTTCGTGTATGAGggtttaaatcttttttttttttctcaataagatctgaattattcataaaaatatatatatatatatataataataaaaaaagcatgtaaagTCAAGTAAGAGCACGGAAACAAgcatataaaaatagataaccaaaaattgaaagaaaaaaaggaaaaaaaatatttaatcttCCTACCTCCGATTTAGCAGTTAAGACCTCTTCATACTGTTTCAAGAGTTCGGGCGGAGAAAGTTTGTCAATCTCAGCTCCCAGTATCGCAATAGGAACCTTAACCCCTGAAATTAATTCCAAATATTGAGTATTAAAATATGACACagtctgtttttattttatacccCCATCTCCCacactttcctttttttcttcttcttctttcttttttttttttttcttttttttttttttttttttttttaatatcctCTCGCTTGCACTTCTACCCATccagaaaaaatatttagattGGCCAGGATTTGTTTGCAAGCAACTTCAGGGCAGAATAACACCACTGGAAAAGAAATGATTTCTAGCAACCAGGTCACCAGGTATTACTACATTATTATAAAGGGGATAAGAAACCATAAAGTAAGATTAAATCATTGTAAATCAGCATGCCAGTAGCAAATAAATATCCTTTGACATCAAGAGAAAGGGAACAAGGCAGCTTATAAAGTCAGGTACTTGAAATTACTTCCAATATTCAACTTGCCAGAGTATGATAAGAGcaagaaattctttcctgacaGTGTTTCAAAAGACACTTTTAAGTTCTAGTTCTGAAATTGTGAATTAATAATCTAGCAAAACTAATATCTAGTTCTGGAACATTTAAGCACTGGAATGCATACCCTTGATATCATCCAGAGTGACAAATGAAGGATGTAATAGCACAGCAGCTTGGATAAGTTCAGACTTTGCAAGTTCAACCACAACCTTGGCTGCAAGGAATACAAAAGTAAAACTATCAGCCTCTTTTCCATGCAGAATGCTATATGATTTGAACATCTACCATTATTAAAAGAATTAGTTTCCAGTCAGAAAATTAAATTGTTtacattattattgttattattattattattattattgggagaagagagggggggggggggggggggggggggtggtgttgGTGAGGGACTACATAACCATGATTACACACAAAAAAGAAGCAACAAGAATTAATAGAAATAAACTCACCACCCCAGCAAAAGCCTGCAGCCCCAACTGCAGAAACACCTTTACTTTTTACAGCTTCAATTACTGGCTTTGCATCCTCAGCTGCCTTATCCTATTAGTGCATAAATGAAAATTGCATAGCAATTAGTAGAAAGCTGCAATATCAGGGCCACCAATGTTAAATGATTGTCACAGAGGTAGAGTCAGCCAGTTAGTTCAATAATTTATAAAGTATGGACCATCTGATGATTTCAGCAATAACAATAAAGAAATTAGGCAGACGAATCCACACACATCTTTAGGCAGGCCTAATATGTAGACTTCTTAAACTCCCCAATGAGGCACTCAGAATCAAATTCCAAATGGAATGCAGCAGTACGCTGAAGTTTCACAAAAGTATCATCTGAAACAAAGACAAAATTATAGCCAATTTCCAGGCAAGTATTAAAGTCTAGAACTAACCGGTCCATGATCCTTCAACCAAACTTGTACAGGCCTATCAGCATTTTCAGGGGCATAGGGATCTCCATGAAGGAAGTCAGGAACCACCACATAAAATCCAGCAGCTGCAACCTTGTCTGCAAGCTTCCTTTAACATATAAAGCAGCTGACATTAGTTCTCAGAAGCAAAAAGTAAGCATAAAGTCAAAACGTTAAATGTGTGAGAGTATGAGCGGGCATGTGTAGACCACAACTCCACCTTTTAATGGGAAAATCATAATATAGCTTCTTATAGACCATTAcccttactaaaaaaataaaacaaagtacttaaaaaaaatgcccACTATGTGTCCAAATTAGTCAGCTAAGTTTTGGATCGATGGCTCAGGaatttaaagaaatatatatgctgttgaaaattatttcatgaaaatttaagtttccctccaatttgaatatttcaactttccatctattttttcaattactcTTTATCTCACATTGAAAAGCTATGAGTTTTTTGTGTGCTTTATAAGGATTTATCTTGCTCTTATACTAGATTGAATTTTGAGTACACACGCTAGTTGTGTCACAAGTGTGTAGCACTGGTCGTCGCACTCACGCGTGTCACTTATTCGCTTTGACGTTTTAGATGCACTTTGCACTTCACACGTGCGCATTGTTGCACATGAGCTTATCatttacatgtatttttctGATGTGTACAACTGTTATTCTaacaattatatttttgaatatttaactGTTTTTTAACCGTCAGAAACTACATTTTCTAACTGTTTCTTCAACAATTAGAAACTGTAATAAACTGCTATAAACTGCTtctgtaatttataaaatatattttttcctgcATATTTTAGTaatcttttttccttctcttcttcttatctgctgttacagaatttcttaattcagagtagtgttcagaatttgcAATCTACACACTACATTTGGGTAGTATTATATCATGGGGACAGAATTGTTGTATTCCATTTCGCAAAACTTATTGTATAAGTGGGAGGaaatatttgtctaagagacaGATTAATATTCGCCTTACTATCAAGAATTCAGTGATTTTTCatacagtttttatttttctttcattaattGTAGTTCTACATCTGTATTTCTAACATATGCCTCCTAAaccaaaaattataatatgaaAAGAGTTcgtctttattaaaaacaaattaatttgcGGACTAAGCAAGACACACAAACTAAACGAAGAAAAGTGACAAGATAATTTCCCATACCTCAACTTTGGAGATTCATAACCTGCAATACAAGTCAAACATGTAAAGTTAGAAGACGATAGTCGTAATAAAATAACATAGCCAATGATTGCGTATATGACTTGTTCAACAAGAATCCTACAACAATACTCATTTTCGATATCCCAACCAAGCCCAAACAGAAAACAAGTAGGACAAGAATGGCGAAAAAAAACATTCACATAAACGATTAGAACAAACACCAATCGTCAGGAAAAGTTAACAAATTGCTGGAGCAAAATCAGAGTTACAGACGATAGAATTTCAACCTCAACCTTTGATACTGATCAATAtccttttttacttttgtttggAAAAGTTAACAAATTTCTGGAGCAGAATCAGAGTTACAGACGATAGAATTTCAACCTTTGATACTGATcaatatcctttttcttttcttttgaatctCCAACAGTGAATATAGTTCTTTAGACCAGATAAATTCCAAGGACAAAGAATCTACAATGAGAATCGAAGGTGCTACAATAAACTTTCCTAAACTTTCCTCAAGATTCATACATAACccaaaaccattaaaaaaaaaaaaaaaattctgaaaaaccATTTCTTCCACCAATCGCCTTAACCCGATATATAGTAACTTCACAACCCAAAAATCAACACCCAGATCACAGTTTGACGAGAAAATAGAACACAAGAAAGCGAGCAAAGAAGACAGTGTCAAAGAAATGTGAAGGTACCAAAGACGTCAGAGATGAGAAGGATGGCAAGCTTGGAGTCGGGGGAGCCAGAGACGTAGCTGCTGAGGCCACCGAGCTGTTCAACATGGCCAGCTCCGGCGCTTGGGTTCAGGGTCGGTGGGTTGGAGCAGCACTGAGGGCCCGACATCTTCTCCTTTGATCAGCAAAAACAACACGAACTCCATTACTGTATTTATATCGTACAATTTGGATTTTGGACGGTTAGGTGATTTTGATTAGATCAGATAGAAAGTCGTGGTTTGTATTAAATGTTTTGCGTCATCTCTGACCTCAGCACATTCTTTATAATATTGCCTCTGTTTAATATttctaaatataaattttacaaaaagaagaagaaaaataaataaataaataaattaaagacaaCTTTTTCCATGTAACTCAAGAACCGTGGGAGGAGCCAAATTGATTAAGATGCGAATGTACTGGTATATTCTTTTCCAGCTGGTGGACCCATGCTTTTAAAAATAGAGAGgccaaatcgaaaaaaaaaaaaaagaaattttgagagggtaaaactaaaaaattaaaaaattaaggggtaaaattttattttattttattttatttttttggtgaaaaaaaaaaatttaggggaaaattttggggcttggggggccaGGCCCCCCCCCTAACCCCAATGTAGGACCGCCcctgttcttttcctttttgaagAATCTGAAATATCCCACTATTTAATAATTATCAAACAAATATTATGATATTTaattaacaaacaaatattatgatacataaatatcaaaatgatgtgaaatttatttattagtatttgtagttttttttttattaaatattttgattATCTTTAATGAATAAGTTTTTTGGTCTATATTATCTTGATACTCATCTAttggtaaaaaatttaatactcctagcatttttcttaataattaaTAGATAATTTTTGAATGGATTAGTGCATAACATAATGAAAAGtgaaagaataaattaaaaaagaagaaagaaaatgaaacgaGCTTATATTATGTTAAGGATGTTAAGGGTAAATGTACCATAAATTCCTGAACCAATACTCGATTTGAAATCAcaatttcactttttaaaaataaactttcactctttaatttttccaaGAATTTGAAAGAGGTCCCGCCATGTTTTTTCTGTTCATTTTTGTAACGTTTGTTAGTGCCGCATCATCATTTTTGCCATGccactttaaaataatatttttttattgttttataaattaaaatataaaacaataaagCTCTAACATATCAATATAGATTtgtcaaagaaacaaaaaaaaaaatatcagatATATTAGCTGCACAATAATCACATAACATTTACATttaaattaattgattaaatcaTTTTAAATCGGCATGCCAATAGCAAAAGAATGACCTTTGACCTCAAGAACAAGGGCACTACAAAAAACCATGCACCCCGATTACGTCGTTTTTTAAACGACGTCTATTAAGTAATAGCAAAAGAATGTCTCTACGTTGTTTAACAAAACAATTTAAGAAATTCAcgtcatttgaattttttaagtaaattttttttttttgtcttttgttttaattataaATGACGCTAGTGTAgattcttaatatttttttttttggaaaacttcacaaaagggtacccaactatagcgctttttcacttaagggtactaatatagcaaaacgttcaatcgagtgtatgaatttatcaaaaccgttcaatgtagggtattctgTCACCCTCTATTCTAAATTAATGACGGAACCCAGAACACGTGTGTTTTACGTGATATTTTAGCATCGAACTACCACTTTTGCCCCTCATCTAAACGTTcgaattttttaaacttaagaACAATCGGCcgaaaaaaaatcacaactcGAAGCATCTACTCCCTCGAACACAACTCACCCAATTCCTTCTTGCCACTCAGAACCCTAATCTGGAGCattccgttctaaatcgattcGGCTTGCGGCTGTATACAGAAGTGTAATACATAAAGGGTTGAGAAAGGTAATGTACCGAACttatgttttagtttatttatgtaACCCTAATCTGTCAAAGTTTACTATTTTGTTAATGGGTTAGTGGAATCCAATTCAGTTATGTGATTTTTGTATGTTAATAACATCATATTTGTAGTTGTTTGGGTTTTCACATACTTTTCCGATTATATGGTTGACTTTGTTTGGGTACCATGTTTAGCGCCACTGTCAACAAAtggttgtgtttttatgttagtGAAAAAGGTATATTTTTTACGTTTTGTGGTCCCTCATGTTGCTGGTTTGTTGTGAGTATCTTGTTTGGGGTGTGTTGTGATTGGTGCTGCAAGCATATGGGTCGGGAAGACCGTGCAATGTGCTGGTCTGAATTTTGTACACTCTTGTGGTCCTGTGGGTCTTTTTGATGACTGTGCAATGTGCTGGTTTGTTTTTGTCTATGATGAAGTGGTCCCAATGACTTTATCTAGTGACTGCAATATTGTACTGTTttatttggaataaattatTTACTCTTGTGGTCCCAATGTGTTGTATTCGTTTCTTTTTGTCTgctcattgaattttcaattccaatttcattttttttttttatcaatttgtaGGACACATAATGTTTAATGAATGTCTTATGTTTGAGGTGCACCATGGAGGTTGGTTTAATAGGGAAAATGGGGTAGCCTATGTTGGTGGGGATGTAACAAATTACCCTGACCTGTATGTCAAAGATGAGCTGTCATTTTTTGAGGTGGAAACTATAGTTAAGTGCTATGGGTATAGTCTCGGTGACCTAATTTATTACAGAATACCTAACAAGAGTCTAGATGAAGGGCTACGGCTTCTGTCTTCTGACCATGATGTCATTGAAATGGTGGGGCACCATAATGGTCATGGAGTAGTAGAATTATATGTGGTTGGGTTTATTTTGTATGATGTAGCTGTAGATTTACCTAGAGGAGAGGAAAGTGTTGATGAGGAATATgaagaagaatatgagagaaataCTGTATATAGGAGATATCCATTTTGGAATGAGGTTCTAAGTGATGACTCCGACGCCTTAGAAGTAAATGCTGATACGGGGTATGGAGAGGCAGGAGCTTCTGTCGAAGGAGAAGATGCAGGAGTAGATCAAGAGTTTGTAGGAGAACCATCACATGCAGTAGAAGAAGAGTTGGAAGCGGAAGTAGCAGTAGCTTTAGCTACAGCTGAAGATGAAGCTGCACAAGGTGTGGGTAAGTGTAAGGGTGTGGTTGAGGGTGAGGATGAGCCTGTTTCCGATGTGTCTCGGAGTGATATATTGATCACTCCTGATAATACTAGTGGAGATGATGAGCCGGATTCTTCAAAAAGGTCGTGTGTCACCAAGAGGGTGCCATTTTCAAAATCTGATTTTGAGAAGCCGACTCTGCAGAAAGGTAATACTTTTGATAGTGTGTATGATTTCAGAAAAGCCATTAAACAGGCCAATATATTGAAGGGGAAGGACTTGGTTTACCAAAAGAATTCTAAATCGAAAGTAATTGCAGTGTGTGGAGAGAAGAGTTGTAAATATAGGGTTTATGGAAGACAATTGAAGGGTGAGGCCACATTCATGCTGATTTCGCTTAGGCCCAAACATACATGTGCCCGGAAATACAAGAATCATTTGATTACTTCCAAGTGGATTGCTGAGTGGTGCTTGGACTGTTTTAGAGATCAACCGAACATGCCTGTAGAAGtcctgaagaagaaggtgaagaagaaatggaatgtcGAAATCCACCCTAGTACCCTGTATAAGCCTAGGAAGAGGGCACAAGAGGTGATTTATGGGAAGTTGG contains the following coding sequences:
- the LOC133881920 gene encoding endo-1,3;1,4-beta-D-glucanase-like, coding for MSGPQCCSNPPTLNPSAGAGHVEQLGGLSSYVSGSPDSKLAILLISDVFGYESPKLRKLADKVAAAGFYVVVPDFLHGDPYAPENADRPVQVWLKDHGPDKAAEDAKPVIEAVKSKGVSAVGAAGFCWGAKVVVELAKSELIQAAVLLHPSFVTLDDIKGVKVPIAILGAEIDKLSPPELLKQYEEVLTAKSEVDGYVKIFPKVAHGWTVRYSDEDEAAVKSAEEAHQNLIEWFAKYVK